In a genomic window of Scyliorhinus torazame isolate Kashiwa2021f chromosome 5, sScyTor2.1, whole genome shotgun sequence:
- the glod5 gene encoding glyoxalase domain-containing protein 5, whose protein sequence is MALLKSLFSTGLRCHGVYRQCLIQFRQKNTASPIQIKGLDHLVLTVKSIEDTVAFYSQTLGMDVVTFKDNRKALSFGNQKFNLHEVGKEFEPKAHKPTAGSIDLCLITVTPIRKVMEHLKVCGVDIEEGPIERTGAVGPITSVYFRDPDNNLIEVSNYNSDQ, encoded by the exons ATGGCGCTTTTAAAGAGTTTGTTTTCTACGGGATTGCGTTGTCACGGCGTTTACCGTCAG TGTTTGATCCAGTTCAGACAGAAGAACACTGCCTCACCAATCCAGATCAAAGGATTGGATCATCTAGTTCTGACAGTAAAAAGCATTGAAGATACTGTGGCATTCTATTCTCAAACCTTAGGGATGGACGTTGTCACTTTCAAG GACAACCGCAAAGCGCTCTCATTTGGGAATCAGAAATTCAACCTGCATGAAGTCGGTAAGGAATTTGAGCCAAAAGCACACAAACCTACAGCAGGATCCATAGATCTGTGTTTGATTACAGTAACGCCGATCCGTAAAGTGATGGAACATCTTAAG GTATGTGGAGTTGACATTGAAGAAGGTCCGATTGAGCGAACTGGAGCAGTGGGTCCTATCACTTCAGTCTATTTCAGAGATCCGGACAATAATCTGATCGAAGTCTCCAATTACAATTCTGACCAATAG